Genomic window (Oligoflexia bacterium):
TGATCAACCTAAAATGTCTCACCCGCGCAATATCATTATTGCTGAACAAGAAAATCAAGCCATCATCATTGAAAGTTATGTTTCACTAGGAAGCCCTGTTTCTTTGACCAATACGGTAACCGATCTTATTATCGGGCCAAATTCAGTGCTTGATCACTACCGGATTCAAGAAGAAAGCTCCAACGGGTATCATGTGGCGCGCCTTAATTCGCTACAAGCTAGTAATAGCCAAGTTAACTCCCATAATTACTCTTGGGGAGGTAAACTTTCACGTAACGAAATTTTAATAAAACTCAATGCTGAAGGCAGCGAATGTCATCTTCACGGTCTTTATACGGGTAAAAACTCACAACATACTGACAACCACACTGTGATTGAACATCTTAAGCCCCATACAAAAAGTGTTGAGTCATACAAAGGTATTCTCAATGACAAATCTCGCGGTATATTTAGCGGAAAAATATTTGTAAAAGCTGATGCTCAAAAAATCGACGCTCAGCAGAGCAATAAGAATCTTTTACTTTCAGATGATGCCACTGCAAACACGCGCCCTCAGTTAGAAATTTATGCCGATGATGTGAAATGCAGCCATGGCGCAACAATTGGTCAGCTTGATTCTGAAGCACTATTTTTTCTTCGTGCACGTGGCATTGGCCTTAAAGAGGCCAAACATATTTTAACTTTAGGATTTGCAAGTGATGTATTTGATAAAGTACGTATTCCTGCTGTGAAAACGTATCTTGAGGGCCTTCTCAGGGAAGTCTTGTGAGTTATAACATAGAAAAAATTCGTAAAGATTTTCCGATCCTGCACCAACAGGTTCATAAACGCCCATTGGTATATCTTGATAACGCTGCCACATCTCAAAAACCTCAATGTGTTATTGATTCAATGAGCAAGTATTACCAACACGATAATGCCAATGTTCATCGAGGTGTTCACGATTTAAGCGAGCGTGCTACACGTGATTATGAAAATGCGCGCATCGTGATTAAAAAATTCATCAACGCTCGAGACACCAAAGAAGTCATATTTGTTCGCGGCACGACTGAAGGGATCAATCTTGTCGCAAGTACTTATGGTAGACGCAATATCAAACGAGGCGATGAAATTATTATTTCAGTAATGGAGCATCATTCTAACATCGTGCCCTGGCAAATGCTCTGTGAAGAGACCGGTGCTGTTTTAAAAGTTGTACCCGTCAATGCTGCAGGCGAATTCTCAATGTCTGATTATGAAAAGCTGTTAAATCCGAAAGTAAAATTTGTTTCAGTGGTTCATATTTCAAATGCTTTAGGTACAATTAATCCAGTTCAAGAGATCATTGAAAAAGCACACAAACTAAATATTCCAGTGCACATTGATGGCGCTCAAGCAGCACCTCATTTACAAATCGATGTTCAAGTACTTGATTGCGAATTTTACACAATCTCGAGCCACAAAGCATACGGGCCAACAGGTGTTGGTGTACTTTATGGCAAAGAAAATTTGCTTGAACAAATGCCTCCCTATCAAGGCGGCGGAGATATGATCAGCACAGTATCATTTGATAAAACTCTCTATAACATTTTGCCCTATAAGTTTGAAGCTGGCACCCCTAATATTGCAGGGGTCATTGGTTTTGCTAAAGCACTTGAGTATATTACTGAAATTGGATTAGAAAACATAGCTCGACATGAAAATGAACTTTTAGAATATGCCACACGTGAAATTTCAAAAATAAGTGATGTTCGTTTAATCGGTACTGCTCAAAAAAAGGCCAGCGTGCTTTCTTTTATGATCAAAGATATTCATCCCCATGACATTGGAACAATTTTAGATCGTGAAGGTGTGGCCATCAGAACAGGGCACCACTGCGCTCAACCTTTGATGTTGCATTTTGAAGTACCCGCCACTGCACGCGCTTCTTTTGGAATGTACAACACGATGGCTGAAGTAGACACGTTCATCCGCGCTGTTCGTAAAGTGCAAGAGGTGTTTAAATGAGTGAATTAAGAGATCTCTATCAAGAAGTTATTATTGATCATTCAAAACGCCCTAGAAATTTTCATAAAATTGCAAACACAAGCC
Coding sequences:
- the sufD gene encoding Fe-S cluster assembly protein SufD; translation: MTMPTLSFSDSFDVIKTRKESSWLQQVRLHAYDRYLTLGLPTTKDEQWRYTSLLEMSKNSFNIQTKADLKKTDVKISDIKRFLFSELTCHRLVFVDGVFTPSLSQINTLPPGVTLSNLQEGIEKHGPILKDYITSLNQSSEGALQALNLALMTEGVVLHLDKEVTLGSPLHLVYVSTDSDQPKMSHPRNIIIAEQENQAIIIESYVSLGSPVSLTNTVTDLIIGPNSVLDHYRIQEESSNGYHVARLNSLQASNSQVNSHNYSWGGKLSRNEILIKLNAEGSECHLHGLYTGKNSQHTDNHTVIEHLKPHTKSVESYKGILNDKSRGIFSGKIFVKADAQKIDAQQSNKNLLLSDDATANTRPQLEIYADDVKCSHGATIGQLDSEALFFLRARGIGLKEAKHILTLGFASDVFDKVRIPAVKTYLEGLLREVL
- a CDS encoding cysteine desulfurase; translated protein: MSYNIEKIRKDFPILHQQVHKRPLVYLDNAATSQKPQCVIDSMSKYYQHDNANVHRGVHDLSERATRDYENARIVIKKFINARDTKEVIFVRGTTEGINLVASTYGRRNIKRGDEIIISVMEHHSNIVPWQMLCEETGAVLKVVPVNAAGEFSMSDYEKLLNPKVKFVSVVHISNALGTINPVQEIIEKAHKLNIPVHIDGAQAAPHLQIDVQVLDCEFYTISSHKAYGPTGVGVLYGKENLLEQMPPYQGGGDMISTVSFDKTLYNILPYKFEAGTPNIAGVIGFAKALEYITEIGLENIARHENELLEYATREISKISDVRLIGTAQKKASVLSFMIKDIHPHDIGTILDREGVAIRTGHHCAQPLMLHFEVPATARASFGMYNTMAEVDTFIRAVRKVQEVFK